A genomic region of Miscanthus floridulus cultivar M001 chromosome 3, ASM1932011v1, whole genome shotgun sequence contains the following coding sequences:
- the LOC136545449 gene encoding nucleobase-ascorbate transporter 2-like — translation MRPSRPLPGPCGRPRVTASSPAGRELWEWASLVSPFFFWGTAMVAMKGVIPRTGPFFVAALRLLPAAALLVAFAAARGRKQPSGWEAWLDIAAFGLIDAACFQARLSRGGIAEDVGWARERKAKSKLPLSWGSCFSRFFSPLGMVPVIALAGLGLFERGFPVIGTCVEIGLPMLVLFVALSQYLKHVQVCHFPILERFSVLISIALVWLYAHILTVSGAYKHSSQVTQLNCRTDRANLITTMPWFDVPYPLQWGPPTFSADHSFGMMAAVVVSLVESTGAFKAAARLASATPPPPFVLSRGIGWQGIGLLLDGLFGTASGATVSVENVGLLGSTRIGSRRVIQISAGFMIFFSILGKFGALFASIPFTLFAAIYCVLFGYVGM, via the exons ATGCGGCCGTCGCGCCCCCTCCCCGGCCCCTGCGGCCGGCCCCGAGTGACGGCTTCATCCCCTGCGGGGAGGGAGCTCTGGGAGTGGGCATCCCTGGTGTCGCCCTTCTTCTTCTGGGGCACGGCTATGGTGGCCATGAAGGGGGTCATCCCCCGCACGGGTCCATTCTTCGTCGCCGCGCTGCGCCTGCTCCCCGCCGCCGCGCTGCTCGTCGCTTTCGCCGCCGCGCGCGGCAGGAAGCAGCCCTCCGGCTGGGAGGCCTGGCTCGACATCGCCGCGTTCGGACTCATCGACGCCGCCTGCTTCCAGGCGC GGCTTTCTCGCGGAGGGATTGCAGAAGACGTCGGCTGGGCTCGCGAGCGTAAGGCGAAATCCAAACTCCCGCTGTCGTGGGGCTCTTGCTTCTCGAG GTTCTTCAGCCCACTTGGGATGGTTCCAGTTATTGCATTGGCGGGGCTTGGTCTTTTCGAGAGAGGATTCCCAGTG ATTGGAACGTGTGTGGAGATTGGTCTTCCGATGCTTGTCCTGTTTGTGGCACTTTCCCAATATCTGAAGCACGTACAAGTGTGCCATTTTCCGATATTGGAGAGGTTCTCAGTGCTCATCTCCATCGCACTTGTCTGGTTATATGCCCACATCCTCACTGTGAGTGGGGCATACAAACATAGTTCGCAGGTCACCCAACTCAACTGCCGAACTGACCGTGCAAACCTCATCACAACCATGCCATG GTTTGATGTTCCCTACCCACTGCAATGGGGTCCCCCGACTTTCAGCGCAGATCATTCATTCGGCATGATGGCTGCTGTGGTGGTGTCCTTGGTAGAG TCTACCGGAGCATTTAAGGCTGCTGCCCGGTTGGCAAGTGCGACGCCCCCACCACCATTTGTCCTGAGCAGGGGAATTGGATGGCAG GGAATCGGGCTGCTATTAGATGGGCTATTTGGTACTGCCAGCGGCGCTACTGTCTCTGT GGAGAACGTCGGTCTCCTAGGATCAACCAGGATTGGTAGCAGAAGAGTCATTCAGATCTCCGCTGGTTTCATGATCTTCTTCTCCATCCTAG GGAAATTCGGAGCGCTGTTCGCCTCAATTCCATTCACACTGTTTGCTGCTATATACTGTGTATTGTTTGGCTATGTCGGTATGTAA